CTGCGTTTCGACCTGCGAGTACGCGAGGAGGCCGTCGATCATCGCCCGCATTCGGTCGGCGCCGTCGACGGCGTAGTCGATGAATTCCCGGCCGTCAGCGTCGAGTTCGTCCGCGTATCGCTCTTCGACGAGCGAGAGGTAACTCGAGACCATCCGCAGGGGCTCCTTGAGGTCGTGGGAGGCGGCGTGGGCGAACTGTTCTAACCGTTCGTTCGACGCCTCGAGTTCCCGTTCGGATCGTTGCTGCTCGAGTTCGGCGCTCACCCAGTTACCGAGCAGTTCGACGAACGTGACCTCCCAGTCGGAGAACTCCGCTGCGCGCGCTTCCATATCGTAGAAGCAGAAGGTGCCGTACACCTCGTCGCCGACGGTGACGGGCGTCCCGAGATAACAGGAGATTCCCCACTCGGCGTTCCCGTCGCGGTCGGCCAACTCCGGCGCGTCCGCGTCGACATCCTCGAGGACGAGCGTCCGTTCAGTGGTGACGACGTGTTCGCAGTTCGTCGCCGATAGTGCGGTAGTGTCGCCCGCCTCGAGGTCGGCGTCGGCCGGCGCGTCGACGGCCTCGAAGATGTACTCGTCGGTATCTTCGCGGACGCGGGACAGCGTCGCGTAGTCCGTTCCGATCGTCTCCCGAACGACCGCGAGGAGCGAATCGACCTGCTCGGTGAACGACAGCTCGGGGTCCGCGATGACCTCGTAGGCGTTCTGAAGCGCGGTCTCGCGCGCTCGAAGCCGTTCCGTTCGTCCGACGCACTCGGTGTCGACGCGGACGGAGACCGTCACCCCCGTCTCGGAGGGATACGCGCGACCCTCGAGGCGGGCATCGAGCGACTCGGGTATCGTCTCGAACGTGACCGGCTCCTGGGATGCCATCGCACGCTCGTACTCGGGACGGATCGCCGACCCGACCGCGTCGGGGACTCCGTCCCAGATGACCGTCCCGAGCAACTCCGCCTCGGACCGCTCGAGCAGCCCTTCGGCTCGCTCGTTGCAAAAGGTGAACCGCCACTCCTCGTCGAGCGCGAAGACGGCATCGGAGATGCGCCCGTAAGCCCTTGCAGCATCACCGTCGTGCTGCTCGGATGGGTTCGATTGCTCGGGCATGTACTCCGTCGAGGGTTCTGTAACGGATAAGCTATCCGTTGCTCACGTCCCGCCAGTCCGGAGCCGTCGAATACGTCGCGTCCGAAAGTTCGTCGAACGTCGCGTAGACCACCTCGTTCAGCGCGGGGTGAATGTGGACGGGCTCGGCGACGTCGTCGACGGTACCACCGCCGCTGTCCATCGCCACGACCACCTCGTGAATCAGCGTCGCAGCCTGGGGACCGACGACGTGGCAGCCCAGGATCTCGCCGTCCGGCGCGGCGATGGCCTTCACGAACCCGTCGTCGGCCTCGAGGATCATCCCCAGCGGCGCGGCGTCGTAGGGGACGGTTGCGGTCTCGTGGTCACGTCCCTCGTCCGCGAGGTCGTCCTCCGTTCGACCAACGCTTGCGACCCGCGGCTCGGTGAAGATCGCGTGGGGCATCGCGCCGTAGTCGACCGCCTGGGTTGCGTCATCGAGCACGTTTCTCGTCACGATGCGCGCTTCGTAGTCGGCCGTGTGCTTGAACGGTTGCTCGCCGAGGATGTCGCCCAGCGCCCAGACGCCGTCGACGGTCGTCTCGAGCGTGTCGTCGGTTTCGACGTAGCCCTGCTCGTCCGCTTCGATCGCCGTCTCCTCGAGGGCGAGCGTGTCCGTGTTCGGCCGCCGGCCGGTCGCGAGCAGGAGGTCGTCGGCGGTGAGTTCGACTGCGTCGCCGTCCCCATCACCGTCGCCGCCGTCAC
This portion of the Natrinema salinisoli genome encodes:
- a CDS encoding sensor histidine kinase, producing MPEQSNPSEQHDGDAARAYGRISDAVFALDEEWRFTFCNERAEGLLERSEAELLGTVIWDGVPDAVGSAIRPEYERAMASQEPVTFETIPESLDARLEGRAYPSETGVTVSVRVDTECVGRTERLRARETALQNAYEVIADPELSFTEQVDSLLAVVRETIGTDYATLSRVREDTDEYIFEAVDAPADADLEAGDTTALSATNCEHVVTTERTLVLEDVDADAPELADRDGNAEWGISCYLGTPVTVGDEVYGTFCFYDMEARAAEFSDWEVTFVELLGNWVSAELEQQRSERELEASNERLEQFAHAASHDLKEPLRMVSSYLSLVEERYADELDADGREFIDYAVDGADRMRAMIDGLLAYSQVETQGDPFEPVDLNAVLADVRSDLELRLEETDAALSSESLPRVRGDADQLRQLLQNVLSNALEYCGDEPPQIHVGVRRDGSDWIVSVSDEGIGIDPADEERIFEVFQRLHSHEEHAGTGIGLALCRRIVERHGGEIWLESEQSDGATFEFALPAVEPAQS